A region from the Canis lupus dingo isolate Sandy chromosome 9, ASM325472v2, whole genome shotgun sequence genome encodes:
- the PIPOX gene encoding peroxisomal sarcosine oxidase isoform X5 — protein MMDECYQIWAQLEHEAETQLHRQTGLLMLGMKENSELKTIQATLSRHRVEHQYFSAEELKQRFPNVQLARGEVGLLEKSGGVLYADRALRALQDAIRRLGGQVHDGEKVMEIKPGLPVIVKSTSRSYQAKSLIITVGPWTNRLLRPLGIELPLQTLRINVCYWPEKVPGSYGVSQAFPCFLVLDLSLTPHHIYGLPSGEYPGLMKVCYHHGNNADPEERDCPEAFSDIQDVQILSRFIRDHLPDLEPKPAILEHCLYTNTPDGHCILDRHPKYDNIVIGAGFSGHGFKLAPVVGKILCELSMKLTPSYDLTPFRMSRFPGLGKAHL, from the exons gcAGACTGGGCTACTGATGCTGGGAATGAAGGAGAattcagaattaaaaacaatCCAGGCTACTTTGTCTAGACACAGGGTGGAACATCAGTATTTTTCAGCTGAGGAACTGAAGCAACGTTTCCCCAATGTTCAGTTGGCCAGGGGAGAAGTGGGGCTCTTGGAAAAGTCTGGAGGAGTTCTCTATGCAGACAGGGCCCTCAGAGCCCTCCAG GATGCAATTCGACGTCTTGGAGGCCAAGTCCATGATGGAGAGAAGGTGATGGAGATAAAACCAGGGCTGCCAGTCATTGTGAAAAGTACCTCCAGGAGCTACCAAGCCAAGAGCTTGATCATCACAGTAGGTCCTTGGACCAACCGGCTCCTCCGTCCCCTGGGGATCGAGCTGCCTCTCCAG ACTCTGCGGATCAATGTGTGTTACTGGCCAGAGAAGGTTCCTGGAAGCTATGGCGTGTCCCAGGCCTTTCCCTGCTTCCTGGTCCTGGACCTCAGCCTGACTCCCCACCACATCTATGGGCTGCCCTCCGGAGAGTATCCTGGGTTGATGAAG GTCTGCTATCACCACGGCAACAATGCAGATCCTGAGGAGCGGGACTGCCCGGAAGCCTTCTCAGACATCCAAGACGTCCAGATCCTGAGCCGCTTCATCAGAGATCACTTACCCGACCTAGAGCCCAAGCCTGCCATTCTGGAGCACTGCCTGTACACG AACACCCCCGATGGGCACTGCATTCTTGATCGACACCCAAAGTATGACAACATTGTCATTGGTGCTGGATTCTCTG GACATGGATTCAAGCTCGCCCCTGTTGTGGGCAAGATCCTGTGTGAATTAAGTATGAAATTAACCCCATCCTATGACCTGACGCCTTTTCGAATGAGCCGCTTCCCTGGCCTGGGCAAAGCCCACCTTTGA